The following coding sequences lie in one Labrus bergylta chromosome 5, fLabBer1.1, whole genome shotgun sequence genomic window:
- the LOC109975248 gene encoding RNA-binding protein 39 isoform X3, whose protein sequence is MADDLDIEAMLEAPYRKEDTKSHSPNGQEDRSKRKKRSRSRDRRRSKSRERKKSRSRERKRSRSRDKRRSRSRERHGSRERGGRYRDHHKHRRRSKSKSPLKKEKSPIRLPIDNLSPEERDARTVFCMQLAARIRPRDLEDFFSAVGKVRDVRMISDRNSRRSKGIAYIEFMEATSVPLAIGLTGQRLLGVPIIVQASQAEKNRAAAAANNLQKGSLGPMRLYVGSLHFNITEEMLRGIFEPFGRIESIQLMMDSETGRSKGYGFITFSDAECAKKALDQLNGFELAGRPMKVGHVTERTDASTASSFLDNDELERTGIDLGTTGRLQLMARLAEGTGLQIPPAAQQALQMSGAIALGAMAAVSAAMNPALNMNMNMNMNMNMNPMNSMNPMNPMNSMNPMNPMNSMNSMNSMNSMNSMNSGAMNLPSQPLATHCFQLSNMFNPHSCVCVFQ, encoded by the exons atgGCAGATGACCTGGACATCGAGGCGATGCTGGAGGCTCCGTACAGGAAG GAGGACACCAAGAGCCACAGTCCCAATGGACAGGAGGACCGCAGCAAGAG GAAGAAACGCAGCCGCAGCCGTGACAGGAGACGCAGCAAAAGTCGAGAAAGGAAGAAGAGCCGGAGTCGCGAGCGGAAACGCAGCCGCAGCAGAGACAAGCGAAGGAGTCGCAGCAGAGAGCGACACGGCAGCAGAGAGAGGGGCGGGCGCTACAGAGACCACCACAAACA CCGTCGACGTTCAAAGAGTAAGAGTCCCttgaagaaggagaagagtcCCATCAG ACTGCCGATAGACAACCTGTCTCCAGAGGAGCGTGATGCTCGGACGGTGTTTTGCATGCAGCTGGCAGCCAGGATACGACCTCGAGACCTGGAggacttcttctctgctgtgGGGAAG GTTCGAGATGTGCGGATGATCTCCGACAGGAACTCCCGCAGGTCAAAGGGCATCGCCTACATCGAGTTTATGGAGGCTACCTCCGTTCCTCTGGCCATCGGGCTGACGGGGCAAAGGCTGCTGGGAGTTCCGATCATCGTACAGGCCtcgcag gcagaGAAGAACCGAGCGGCAGCTGCAGCCAACAACTTGCAGAAAGGATCTTTGGGACCGATGAGGCTCTACGTCGGCTCGCTGCACTTCAACATCACAGAGGAGATGCTGAGAGGAATCTTTGAGCCGTTTGGACGG ATTGAGAGCATCCAGCTGATGATGGACAGTGAGACAGGACGCTCCAAAGGCTACGGCTTCATCACT ttttCTGATGCAGAGTGTGCTAAGAAAGCTCTGGATCAGCTGAACGGCTTCGAGCTGGCGGGTCGACCGATGAAGGTTGGTCATGTGACGGAGCGGACCGACGCCTCCACAGCTTCCTCTTTCCTCGACAACGACGAGCTCGAACGCACCGGCATCGACCTCGGGACCACAGGCCGACTGCAGCTGATGGCCCGACTCGCAGAGG gtaCAGGTCTACAGAtccctcctgctgctcagcAGGCTCTGCAGATGAGTGGAGCGATCGCTTTAGGAGCCATGGCTGCTGTTTCAGCTGCCATGAATCCAGCTctcaacatgaacatgaacatgaatatgaacatgaacatgaaccCCATGAACTCCATGAACCCCATGAACCCCATGAACTCCATGAACCCCATGAACCCCATGAACTCCATGAACTCCATGAACTCCATGAACTCCATGAACTCCATGAACTCTGGTGCTATGAATCTTCCCTCTCAGCCGCTCGCCACACACTGCTTCCAGCTGTCGAACATGTTCAACCcccacag ctgtgtgtgtgtgtttcagtga
- the LOC109975248 gene encoding RNA-binding protein 39 isoform X1, protein MADDLDIEAMLEAPYRKEDTKSHSPNGQEDRSKRKKRSRSRDRRRSKSRERKKSRSRERKRSRSRDKRRSRSRERHGSRERGGRYRDHHKHRRRSKSKSPLKKEKSPIRLPIDNLSPEERDARTVFCMQLAARIRPRDLEDFFSAVGKVRDVRMISDRNSRRSKGIAYIEFMEATSVPLAIGLTGQRLLGVPIIVQASQAEKNRAAAAANNLQKGSLGPMRLYVGSLHFNITEEMLRGIFEPFGRIESIQLMMDSETGRSKGYGFITFSDAECAKKALDQLNGFELAGRPMKVGHVTERTDASTASSFLDNDELERTGIDLGTTGRLQLMARLAEGTGLQIPPAAQQALQMSGAIALGAMAAVSAAMNPALNMNMNMNMNMNMNPMNSMNPMNPMNSMNPMNPMNSMNSMNSMNSMNSMNSGAMNLPSQPLATHCFQLSNMFNPHSEEAPGWDTDIQHDVIEECNKHGGVVHIYVDRNSAEGNVYVKCPSIPAAMAAVNSLHGRYFAGKMITAAYVPLPTYHNLFPEAATSIQLLAPPPRR, encoded by the exons atgGCAGATGACCTGGACATCGAGGCGATGCTGGAGGCTCCGTACAGGAAG GAGGACACCAAGAGCCACAGTCCCAATGGACAGGAGGACCGCAGCAAGAG GAAGAAACGCAGCCGCAGCCGTGACAGGAGACGCAGCAAAAGTCGAGAAAGGAAGAAGAGCCGGAGTCGCGAGCGGAAACGCAGCCGCAGCAGAGACAAGCGAAGGAGTCGCAGCAGAGAGCGACACGGCAGCAGAGAGAGGGGCGGGCGCTACAGAGACCACCACAAACA CCGTCGACGTTCAAAGAGTAAGAGTCCCttgaagaaggagaagagtcCCATCAG ACTGCCGATAGACAACCTGTCTCCAGAGGAGCGTGATGCTCGGACGGTGTTTTGCATGCAGCTGGCAGCCAGGATACGACCTCGAGACCTGGAggacttcttctctgctgtgGGGAAG GTTCGAGATGTGCGGATGATCTCCGACAGGAACTCCCGCAGGTCAAAGGGCATCGCCTACATCGAGTTTATGGAGGCTACCTCCGTTCCTCTGGCCATCGGGCTGACGGGGCAAAGGCTGCTGGGAGTTCCGATCATCGTACAGGCCtcgcag gcagaGAAGAACCGAGCGGCAGCTGCAGCCAACAACTTGCAGAAAGGATCTTTGGGACCGATGAGGCTCTACGTCGGCTCGCTGCACTTCAACATCACAGAGGAGATGCTGAGAGGAATCTTTGAGCCGTTTGGACGG ATTGAGAGCATCCAGCTGATGATGGACAGTGAGACAGGACGCTCCAAAGGCTACGGCTTCATCACT ttttCTGATGCAGAGTGTGCTAAGAAAGCTCTGGATCAGCTGAACGGCTTCGAGCTGGCGGGTCGACCGATGAAGGTTGGTCATGTGACGGAGCGGACCGACGCCTCCACAGCTTCCTCTTTCCTCGACAACGACGAGCTCGAACGCACCGGCATCGACCTCGGGACCACAGGCCGACTGCAGCTGATGGCCCGACTCGCAGAGG gtaCAGGTCTACAGAtccctcctgctgctcagcAGGCTCTGCAGATGAGTGGAGCGATCGCTTTAGGAGCCATGGCTGCTGTTTCAGCTGCCATGAATCCAGCTctcaacatgaacatgaacatgaatatgaacatgaacatgaaccCCATGAACTCCATGAACCCCATGAACCCCATGAACTCCATGAACCCCATGAACCCCATGAACTCCATGAACTCCATGAACTCCATGAACTCCATGAACTCCATGAACTCTGGTGCTATGAATCTTCCCTCTCAGCCGCTCGCCACACACTGCTTCCAGCTGTCGAACATGTTCAACCcccacag tgaggAGGCTCCTGGCTGGGACACGGACATCCAGCATGATGTCATCGAGGAGTGTAACAAACATGGAGGAGTCGTTCACATCTACGTCGACAGGAACTCTGCTGAG GGGAATGTTTACGTCAAGTGTCCGTCCATCCCGGCTGCAATGGCCGCCGTCAACTCTCTACACGGAAGATACTTTGCTG GTAAAATGATCACAGCGGCGTACGTTCCTCTGCCCACCTATCATAACCTGTTCCCAGAAGCCGCCACCTCTATCCAGCTGCTGGCCCCGCCCCCGAGACGATGA
- the LOC109975248 gene encoding RNA-binding protein 39 isoform X2 has product MKEDTKSHSPNGQEDRSKRKKRSRSRDRRRSKSRERKKSRSRERKRSRSRDKRRSRSRERHGSRERGGRYRDHHKHRRRSKSKSPLKKEKSPIRLPIDNLSPEERDARTVFCMQLAARIRPRDLEDFFSAVGKVRDVRMISDRNSRRSKGIAYIEFMEATSVPLAIGLTGQRLLGVPIIVQASQAEKNRAAAAANNLQKGSLGPMRLYVGSLHFNITEEMLRGIFEPFGRIESIQLMMDSETGRSKGYGFITFSDAECAKKALDQLNGFELAGRPMKVGHVTERTDASTASSFLDNDELERTGIDLGTTGRLQLMARLAEGTGLQIPPAAQQALQMSGAIALGAMAAVSAAMNPALNMNMNMNMNMNMNPMNSMNPMNPMNSMNPMNPMNSMNSMNSMNSMNSMNSGAMNLPSQPLATHCFQLSNMFNPHSEEAPGWDTDIQHDVIEECNKHGGVVHIYVDRNSAEGNVYVKCPSIPAAMAAVNSLHGRYFAGKMITAAYVPLPTYHNLFPEAATSIQLLAPPPRR; this is encoded by the exons ATGAAG GAGGACACCAAGAGCCACAGTCCCAATGGACAGGAGGACCGCAGCAAGAG GAAGAAACGCAGCCGCAGCCGTGACAGGAGACGCAGCAAAAGTCGAGAAAGGAAGAAGAGCCGGAGTCGCGAGCGGAAACGCAGCCGCAGCAGAGACAAGCGAAGGAGTCGCAGCAGAGAGCGACACGGCAGCAGAGAGAGGGGCGGGCGCTACAGAGACCACCACAAACA CCGTCGACGTTCAAAGAGTAAGAGTCCCttgaagaaggagaagagtcCCATCAG ACTGCCGATAGACAACCTGTCTCCAGAGGAGCGTGATGCTCGGACGGTGTTTTGCATGCAGCTGGCAGCCAGGATACGACCTCGAGACCTGGAggacttcttctctgctgtgGGGAAG GTTCGAGATGTGCGGATGATCTCCGACAGGAACTCCCGCAGGTCAAAGGGCATCGCCTACATCGAGTTTATGGAGGCTACCTCCGTTCCTCTGGCCATCGGGCTGACGGGGCAAAGGCTGCTGGGAGTTCCGATCATCGTACAGGCCtcgcag gcagaGAAGAACCGAGCGGCAGCTGCAGCCAACAACTTGCAGAAAGGATCTTTGGGACCGATGAGGCTCTACGTCGGCTCGCTGCACTTCAACATCACAGAGGAGATGCTGAGAGGAATCTTTGAGCCGTTTGGACGG ATTGAGAGCATCCAGCTGATGATGGACAGTGAGACAGGACGCTCCAAAGGCTACGGCTTCATCACT ttttCTGATGCAGAGTGTGCTAAGAAAGCTCTGGATCAGCTGAACGGCTTCGAGCTGGCGGGTCGACCGATGAAGGTTGGTCATGTGACGGAGCGGACCGACGCCTCCACAGCTTCCTCTTTCCTCGACAACGACGAGCTCGAACGCACCGGCATCGACCTCGGGACCACAGGCCGACTGCAGCTGATGGCCCGACTCGCAGAGG gtaCAGGTCTACAGAtccctcctgctgctcagcAGGCTCTGCAGATGAGTGGAGCGATCGCTTTAGGAGCCATGGCTGCTGTTTCAGCTGCCATGAATCCAGCTctcaacatgaacatgaacatgaatatgaacatgaacatgaaccCCATGAACTCCATGAACCCCATGAACCCCATGAACTCCATGAACCCCATGAACCCCATGAACTCCATGAACTCCATGAACTCCATGAACTCCATGAACTCCATGAACTCTGGTGCTATGAATCTTCCCTCTCAGCCGCTCGCCACACACTGCTTCCAGCTGTCGAACATGTTCAACCcccacag tgaggAGGCTCCTGGCTGGGACACGGACATCCAGCATGATGTCATCGAGGAGTGTAACAAACATGGAGGAGTCGTTCACATCTACGTCGACAGGAACTCTGCTGAG GGGAATGTTTACGTCAAGTGTCCGTCCATCCCGGCTGCAATGGCCGCCGTCAACTCTCTACACGGAAGATACTTTGCTG GTAAAATGATCACAGCGGCGTACGTTCCTCTGCCCACCTATCATAACCTGTTCCCAGAAGCCGCCACCTCTATCCAGCTGCTGGCCCCGCCCCCGAGACGATGA